The genomic segment ATATCCAAGAATCCGATATGACGATTTATTATCGAGCCCGCCTTGTGTAAATGAGTCGGATCCCTTCTCCTCGCGATCACAAAGCCAGTAAAATTAGGCCGGGAAATTTTAATCCTAGATCCTCATATATTTCTTTTTCATTCTCCTTATTCAAGGATACAGAAAATTTCGGTTTCGATTGTCAACCACCCTTAACGCAGAATTGGATTGGGGCCTTTGTCGAAGCCTTACGTTCTTTAAGTGAGTTGACTGTAAAAGATTTGGAAGATAACGGCAGAACCAAAGAAAAATCTCATTTTCATAAAATCCCATGGGGAGACGCGAATGTCTATTTTTCAAAGGAAGAGTTTTATCGAAGATTTATTCCCCAGAAATATGAAGCGGACGATTATGAAATCTATCAATTTTCGATTTCTAAGGCAAACGGAAGAATTATAGGCTTCTTCGATGAAGATAAGACCTTTAAGGTGGTTTTGATAGACGCAAAGCATAATTTTCATTTATCTATACACTCTGGGAAGCGTTTAGATTTACAGCACGAGCGAATAGCTAAGACGGAACATGAATTAGCTTTGGATAGAATCTCTCATATTACAAAAATTGTTAATGAAAATTGCAAATGCGGATTCGCGAGCAAATATTCGGATGTACTAACAGACAGATATATTAAGCATCACAAGGATACAATTCTTAGATTAAGTGATTTCCTAACTGATGAGGAGACGGAAACTTTTTTCGAGATGCCATGGGAAAGAAAGAATGAACATTTGCTCGAATTATTTGCTGATTTTTCCGAAAAAATCGCTCTCTATTGTGCGTCATCTCCCCGGATAGAGTAAGTTTCCAGTCGTCCATTTTCGCTTAAGCTCCCCTTTTTTACTTGAACTCTCGGGCTCCCAAAAAAAAATGACATTAGAGCCCTAACTCATGGGTTTTCGCGGTCTCTCCGCGACGAGCAGAGGCAATCACCTTTCCTCCCGGAGCAGAAGCCGTGAACTGCTTTTCGAGGTGGTAGTAATAGTGAATTTTCCCGAACTAGAGACATACTTCCAAAGTTTAACGGATATAACGGATACGATTTCGATCTTGAATTCCCCTTATGAATCCGATTTCGACGCGGACATCGCTAAGATGGAAGACTTCTTAAAAGATATCCAGTCCAAAGATTGGACCTCAACGGAAAGAGATTATTTCAATCTGTTCACCAGTCATTTTTCCTTTCATATCAAGATCGTCGAAGAGATCGTAAGAGAGGCGCGAGAGATCCTACATCCGGAACGCAGGGCTTACGTAAAGCGCTTGGTAGGTTATATCAAGAGTTCCGAAGAGTGGCTGAGCGATCTTCAGAAACGTCGCAAATCCACGGAAACTCTCGCCACAGCGTAAAATCTTTCCGATTGACATCCCCGGTACGCCGGGGAGTCTTGAGTTCGTGTCTTCTTCCGAGTTAGAAACCGAAGAGAAGTTGAACTTTTTCACTCGTCCTTTTCTTCTTTATCCAGTCGCACTTTTTCTTTTCGTCTTTCTTGTGGACAAGCTCTTCTTCCTGGACAAGGTCCGGGATTACGTGAAGGTAGAGCTCACCTATATTTATTACGATGTAAAACAGGATCTCCTTAAGGAGATGATCTCTAAATACGGTAAAAACGCTCCCGAAAAGCCGAGCAAGAAACTCGTTCTTCTCATGGGATCTTCCCGGATGCTTTACTTCAAGAATAGCGAGATACTGGATTTCTATCCGGATTGGGAGGTCTATAATCTCTCATCTGCGGTCACCACCCCTGCCTATTATTTGTATTTTCTGGAGAGATTATTCGAAGGCGGAGTGAAGCCGGACTATCTGGTTTTGGAGGCGGACCCTTTTCAATTCAACGCCAATAGCACTACTTTCAAAAAATCGAATCTGGCAAACAGTTTCGATTTACGTTTTATTCTCACCCATGCATGGGATCTAGGCCGAGAGAATGTGAACTATTATCTAGCGAATTATTTCTTCGGAGTAAGTAAGAACAAGCCCTATATCGCCAACGTGATTTATCATTTGACCAGCAAGAAATACGAGCAGGCGGAGTTGATCAAACAACTTACGGTAGATTCTCTACATAAAGACAAAGGAAACGCCATCTCTCCCGCGGGAGGATTTGTGGAGAAGGATTTCGGAAAGTTAGAAGCAAGTTCCGCTCGAACTATCGGGTGGATTTATCCCAAATACGCTCCCTCCGAAATGCAGTTCGAATTCTACGAGGATATTCTCTCTCTCGTAAAATCGAAAGGAGTTCCCACTATCGTAGTCCGCCCCGAAGTTTCCCTGCCCTTGGAAGATCTACTCGCAGAATTGGGGATCCCGGCCCCTTGGTGGGAAAGAATCCGTCCGATCAATGCAAAATTCGGAATCCCTATCATCGATATGACGGAAGCGAAAGATTACGATTGTAACGCTTTTGCGGACAGCGGGCATATGGCGGTGGACTGCTATCGACCTTTTCTCCGTTTCCTTAGAATGCGGTATCCTGGAGACTAAGACTCTAAGAACGCTTTCCTCCGAGGGATCGGTCGGGAAAGGAGGTTGACGAGCATCTCGACTCGGCTTAATTTTGTTGAGTTAGATTTCTTCCTACGGAGTTCTTATGAAAAAAATTATATCCCAGGCGACGCTTCTCTCCATTCTATTCGGCTGTTCCACCATTGCTATGGTGGAAAATAAAGGCAAGGACCAGGAATACCAGATTCTGGAACCCAATCTCAGGGTCGAAAAGTTCAAGGAAACGTTCAATCTGAAAGCCGAAGGTCCAGTGACCTTGGATTGTTCCGGAAAGCCCTGTACACCGGACCAAGTTTCTTCTTTAACCCCGGATCAGATCAAGAAACTCAAACGCAACGGTTCTTGGAAAGAATATGTGGAGAAGGAAGACGCCCAGAAAAAGAAATTCTCCGTTTTAGTAAGAGTCGGAGATTATAAGGACGATAAGCGGGAAGGAATTTGGAAGACTCTCTATGAAACGGGAGAAACTCTGAGAGAGTCCCCTTACGTAGCCGGCCTGAAAGAAGGCGAGGAAAAGAAACTCGCTAAGGACGGAACTCAGACAGAAAGCACTCTTTATAAAGCGGACAAGAAGAATGGCCCGTACTGGTCCAAGACGGACAAGGGTGTTCTGAGCGAAGAAGGCCAATATACCGACGACAAAAAGACCGGAACTTGGAAGGAATACTACGACGAGGACGGAGCTAAGAAAGCTGTAACCGAGTTCAGAGACGGTAAAAAATCCGGTAAAGCGATCAATTATTTCAAAGACGGTTCGACTGTATCTTCCGAAGGAAATTATACCGACGATCTTAAGACGGGTTATTGGAAAAATTCCTACGATAACGGTCAGCTTCAATCCGAAGGTTCCTACACTCCAAAGGGAACCGGCGCCGAAAAGAAGTCCCTAAGAACCGGAGCCTGGAAAGAATATTATAAAAACGGTAAGGTATTTGCGGAAGGTCAAAGGGACCATACTCGTAAGGGGGATTGGAAATTCTATTGGAGTAACGGTAATCCCGCTTATAAGGGAGCCATGATGAACGAGATGATGATGTCCTCCGCCGAAGTCTACGACAAGGACGGTCAGCTTGTCGGAAAAGGAAAGCTGATGTTCGATCTTCTGCTTATGGACGAGAAGACCGACGAACTCAAGGCCAAATACAAGCCGGACCTACCCTTCACTTATTACAAAAACGGAAAGAAGACTTTCGAGATTCTGAACGAGACCACGGCCATCGAATACGACGAATCCGGATCTAAAATCGGTCAAGGTCCGGTTATGCCGGGAACAAACGCCAAGAACGATTGCTGGACGACTCCCCAAGGTAAGAAATTCTTCGTGAACGGAAGAGAAAACGCCAAGATGGGCGAATTGCAGGGGTGCAAATAATTCTCTCTTTCCATATTCGAAAATTCAGGTTATAGTCGGGCGAAAGGAATCTGCCCGACGATTCTATAATTCAGGAAATATAAAGTTTGCAACAGACCATCGGCAGAGCGGATATAAAAAAAATTCTCCTGGGCTTTCTCATCGCGGCCCCCTTGTTCTATATTCTAGGATATTGTACCAAGGGGTGTTCTTCGGTCGATCGACGAGCCAAAGTCACGTATAGCGGCTCTTTTACGGAAGGGACCTTGGTTTCCATCGATTCCAAAAAAGTGGTTCTTAAGGATCCGGATTCCGAGATTCCCTTGGAAACCGTAGAGAAGATAGAATTTATCGAAGACGCCCAAAGTTTGGGTACTTCTGAAGTTCCTTTATCGGATGCGGAAAAGGCTTTCGTAGGAACTTATAAACTCCAGGTGGGAGTGCATAAGGGTGCGCTAAGCATTTTTCCCAGAAAAACCGGCGGGATCGGCGCTACTATGAGATTCACCAATTGGGGTAGGGGATCCAACGAGATCCTAACAGGAGTCAGAGTAAGCGGAAAATCCATACGTTTTATCCGTTCCTGCAGCGGATCCAGATGTTCGGAGATCGGAAGCAATACTCCGTTTACTCAAACGTATACCGGCGATCTGGACGGTAAGAAAATACTGGGCGCCTATCAGGGGACGAATAGTTCGGGACGTTGGACTGCCGAGCGTTAATTAGGTTATTATAATATGGAATCTCCAACAAACACACAAGAGAATTCGCCCTTAGCGGAAGCGGAGATCAAATTCGCTAAAGAAGTCTTGGATAAGATTCGCCAGGAGCTTACGCGAGAAATCACCGGGCAAGACTCGGTGATTCGGAATCTTCTTATCTCGTTGGCTTGCCAGGGCCACGTTTTATTGGAAGGGATGCCCGGTTTGGCCAAAACTCTTCTGGCCAAATCCTTATCTTCCGCTTTGGATCTGGATTTCAAGAGAGTGCAATTCACTCCGGATCTTTTGCCAGCGGATCTTGTGGGAACGGTCGTATTCAATCCTAAAAACGGTGAATTTCATACTCGTAAAGGTCCTATCTTTACGGGAGTCCTTTTGGCGGATGAGATCAATAGAGCTCCGGCCAAAGTACAGTCGGCTCTTTTGGAATGTATGGAAGAGAAAACCGTCACCATAGGGGAGAATACTTTTCCTCTGGAGAGACCTTTTTTGGTTTTGGCGACCGAAAACCCAATCGATCAGGACGGGACTTATCCGCTTCCGGAAGCTCAGATGGATCGTTTCTTTATGAAAGTCCAGGTGGAGTATCCCGATATGGACGAGGAACTTTCCATTCTGGAACAACACGGTAATCTGAATCCGACTCCTAAGCGTATTCGAAAAATCGCAAGTTCCAAGGATATCCTAAAGGTATCCTCACTAGTGGATCGAGTGCATGTGGAACCAAAGCTCAAGAGTTATATTGTAAGACTTGTGAGAAACACAAGGCCTGAAGAAAAAACGGTACCGGAACTTCTGCCATACGTGAGACACGGCGCTTCTCCTCGTGCGAGCCTCAGTCTTCTTAAGGCCTCCAAGGCTCGGGCTCTTTGGGACGGCAGGGATTACGTCGTTCCCGAAGACGTTAAGGCATCGTTACCCGAAATATTAAGGCATAGGATTCTCCTTACATTCGAGGCGATTTCCGAGGACGTAGGCGTGGAGTCGGTCATTCGCATCGTGTCCGATGCGACACAGGTGCTCTGATCGGAAAAACATTATGCTTCGCAAAGAATACCAAGGCTTAGTCCAGCTTTTGGATTTCAAAGAAAGAGGATTTTCTCTCCGAGAAAGGCAGGGTACTGCCATTAGTTCCCGAAAGGGCAGGGGAGTGGATTTCAAAGACGTTCGCCCTTATTCGGTCGGGGACGATACTCGTCTTATCGATTGGAACGTTACCTCCCGTTTGGGAGAATTGCATGTGCGGGAATTCAACGAGGAGAAAGAGAGGATAGGCGTATTCTTTCTGGACGTATCCGAATCCATGGATTGGAGCAGTTCGGAATGGACCAAGGCGGAGAATGCGTTTCAGGTACTTGCCTTGCTTGTACTTCTATATGTTCGCAAAGGAAATCTTGCGAAGATATTTCTCTATTCGGACAAAATGGAATGGGAAACCGGTTATCTTCGTACGATAGAAGAGGCGATTCCCGCCTTGGAAAAGGCGAGAAGCTTTTCCCATAACAAAAAGAAAACGGATCCGAAAATTCCTTATACCTTATTGAAGAATCGGATCCGGAAATACACGGACTCCTATATTCTATCCGATTTTCACGGGTTGCCTTCTCTCCGGAAACTCACTGGTCTTCGAAAATTCCACGCTCTACATGCGATCCGATTCCTGGATCCCCTCGAGTTTTCCGCTCCCGCATACATGCTTTCCTATTTTAGAGGCAAAGACCCGGAGACGGAAAGCATGCCTAGAACAAGAGAAGGGGATATACGTTCGAATTTGGAGCAATTGTTCAAGTCCCGGTATTTGG from the Leptospira wolffii serovar Khorat str. Khorat-H2 genome contains:
- a CDS encoding DUF58 domain-containing protein produces the protein MLRKEYQGLVQLLDFKERGFSLRERQGTAISSRKGRGVDFKDVRPYSVGDDTRLIDWNVTSRLGELHVREFNEEKERIGVFFLDVSESMDWSSSEWTKAENAFQVLALLVLLYVRKGNLAKIFLYSDKMEWETGYLRTIEEAIPALEKARSFSHNKKKTDPKIPYTLLKNRIRKYTDSYILSDFHGLPSLRKLTGLRKFHALHAIRFLDPLEFSAPAYMLSYFRGKDPETESMPRTREGDIRSNLEQLFKSRYLELDGSESDPSRLLSYWRSLG
- a CDS encoding AAA family ATPase, which codes for MESPTNTQENSPLAEAEIKFAKEVLDKIRQELTREITGQDSVIRNLLISLACQGHVLLEGMPGLAKTLLAKSLSSALDLDFKRVQFTPDLLPADLVGTVVFNPKNGEFHTRKGPIFTGVLLADEINRAPAKVQSALLECMEEKTVTIGENTFPLERPFLVLATENPIDQDGTYPLPEAQMDRFFMKVQVEYPDMDEELSILEQHGNLNPTPKRIRKIASSKDILKVSSLVDRVHVEPKLKSYIVRLVRNTRPEEKTVPELLPYVRHGASPRASLSLLKASKARALWDGRDYVVPEDVKASLPEILRHRILLTFEAISEDVGVESVIRIVSDATQVL
- a CDS encoding DUF1574 domain-containing protein; the encoded protein is MSSSELETEEKLNFFTRPFLLYPVALFLFVFLVDKLFFLDKVRDYVKVELTYIYYDVKQDLLKEMISKYGKNAPEKPSKKLVLLMGSSRMLYFKNSEILDFYPDWEVYNLSSAVTTPAYYLYFLERLFEGGVKPDYLVLEADPFQFNANSTTFKKSNLANSFDLRFILTHAWDLGRENVNYYLANYFFGVSKNKPYIANVIYHLTSKKYEQAELIKQLTVDSLHKDKGNAISPAGGFVEKDFGKLEASSARTIGWIYPKYAPSEMQFEFYEDILSLVKSKGVPTIVVRPEVSLPLEDLLAELGIPAPWWERIRPINAKFGIPIIDMTEAKDYDCNAFADSGHMAVDCYRPFLRFLRMRYPGD
- a CDS encoding LIC20035 family adhesin — translated: MKKIISQATLLSILFGCSTIAMVENKGKDQEYQILEPNLRVEKFKETFNLKAEGPVTLDCSGKPCTPDQVSSLTPDQIKKLKRNGSWKEYVEKEDAQKKKFSVLVRVGDYKDDKREGIWKTLYETGETLRESPYVAGLKEGEEKKLAKDGTQTESTLYKADKKNGPYWSKTDKGVLSEEGQYTDDKKTGTWKEYYDEDGAKKAVTEFRDGKKSGKAINYFKDGSTVSSEGNYTDDLKTGYWKNSYDNGQLQSEGSYTPKGTGAEKKSLRTGAWKEYYKNGKVFAEGQRDHTRKGDWKFYWSNGNPAYKGAMMNEMMMSSAEVYDKDGQLVGKGKLMFDLLLMDEKTDELKAKYKPDLPFTYYKNGKKTFEILNETTAIEYDESGSKIGQGPVMPGTNAKNDCWTTPQGKKFFVNGRENAKMGELQGCK
- a CDS encoding LIC20036 family protein, translated to MQQTIGRADIKKILLGFLIAAPLFYILGYCTKGCSSVDRRAKVTYSGSFTEGTLVSIDSKKVVLKDPDSEIPLETVEKIEFIEDAQSLGTSEVPLSDAEKAFVGTYKLQVGVHKGALSIFPRKTGGIGATMRFTNWGRGSNEILTGVRVSGKSIRFIRSCSGSRCSEIGSNTPFTQTYTGDLDGKKILGAYQGTNSSGRWTAER